From the Heptranchias perlo isolate sHepPer1 chromosome 26, sHepPer1.hap1, whole genome shotgun sequence genome, one window contains:
- the LOC137342720 gene encoding phosphatase and actin regulator 4-like isoform X5, which yields MVPVGELETSEEAEPAATGEKRSSVSKAPQEVEERVRSSAEEPEKTKAEAVDRRPMSVMEPTRDHKQALLPPKRPVSAPTLEAGEGQVKEPGPDVTTAKDVSSIISSFSTSCSTNTTDSLSTTTTTTATVPAKQPPVPPPKPNRNSNSLFAELSQVMTPGLVVPGNHSPPVPHRRITSNPPVAEPINATQNVCESKERTQLPTQVSTSAHAPTSTPALPSRPPSAPEPAPRQSLPPRPPVKATPPTLTFCHASVQREKEPEQQLHPPSDDYPELLPTRQSQVPLHIMIQQALCSPRPVITASDGSNTAKSQLFEAGFDDAIKKRALQVTLEKLKCPSDDENTEDEEEEEEQRPEKQDYPALVPSVIIIPELVRQDEEVSDSDDDGPVLYKDDYDEDEEDDQPSSLANKVKRKDTLALKLSNRPTKQELIEKNILPRQSDQERLELRQQIGTALIRRLSQRPTAEELEQRNILKNKDEEQHQAEKREIKRRLTRKLSQRPTVAELQARKILRFHEYVEVTDAHDYDRRADKPWTKLTPADKAAIRKELNEFKSTEMEVHEESRMYTRFHRP from the exons ATGGTCCCCGTGGGTGAGTTGGAAACGTCAGAAGAGGCTGAACCAGCAGCCACAGGTGAAAAAAGGTCGAGTGTTTCAAAGGCTCCCCAGGAAGtcgaggagagagtgaggagctCAGCTGAGGAACCCGAAAAAACTAAAG CAGAGGCTGTGGACAGACGCCCTATGTCAGTAATGGAGCCCACGCGTGACCATAAACAGGCTTTGCTTCCTCCTAAAAGACCGGTATCAGCTCCCACTCTGGAAGCAGGCGAGGGACAAGTGAAAGAACCTGGACCCGACGTGACCACCGCCAAGGATGTCTCTTCCATTATTtcttccttctccacttcctgttccaccAATACCACTGACTCTTTGTCCACCACTACGACTACCACCGCCACCGTCCCTGCCAAGCAACCTCCTGTCCCACCTCCGAAACCCAATCGCAACAGCAATTCTTTGTTTG CGGAACTTAGTCAAGTCATGACCCCTGGCCTAGTTGTGCCGGGTAATCATTCGCCACCAGTGCCCCACAGAAGGATCACCTCCAACCCGCCTGTGGCCGAGCCAATCAACGCCACCCAGAATGTGTGCGAGAGCAAGGAGAGAACGCAACTACCAACGCAAGTATCGACGTCAGCCCACGCACCGACGTCAACGCCAGCATTGCCTTCGCGCCCACCTTCCGCTCCGGAACCCGCTCCCCGTCAGTCCCTCCCACCAAGACCTCCAGTCAAAGCCACCCCCCCCACATTGACGTTCTGTCACGCCAGCGTGCAACGTGAAAAAGAACCTGAACAACAGCTTCATCCTCCATCCGATGATTATCCCGAGCTCCTTCCGACTCGGCAATCCCAAGTTCCTTTGCACATAATGATTCAGCAAGCGCTCTGCAGCCCTCGGCCGGTAATCACAGCCTCTGATGGCTCGAATACAGCGAAGTCACAGCTTTTCGAGGCTGGCTTTGACGATGCTATTAAGAAGCGGGCGTTGCAAGTCACCttggagaagttaaaatg CCCCTCTGACGATGAGAACAcagaggatgaagaggaggaggaggaacagaggcCGGAGAAACAGGATTACCCAGCACTCGTTCCATCAGTCATTATCATTCCAGAACTCGTGAGACAGGATGAAGAAGTGAGCGACTCCGATGACGATGGTCCAGTACTGTACAAGGATGactacgatgaggatgaggaagaTGATCAACCCA GTTCGTTGGCCAATAAAGTGAAGCGAAAAGATACTTTGGCCCTTAAACTGAGCAATAGACCTACAAAGCAGGAACTTATAGAGAAGAACATCCTACCTCGTCAGTCTGATCAGGAGAGACTCGAGCTTCGACAGCAGATTGGAACAGCACTCATTAG GCGTCTAAGTCAAAGGCCAACTGCGGAAGAGCTGGAGCAAAGGAATATCCTTAAAA ATAAAGATGAAGAACAACATCAGGCAGAGAAACGGGAGATCAAGAGGCGGCTCACCAGAAAG CTCAGTCAAAGACCTACGGTGGCAGAGCTCCAGGCTAGAAAAATCCTGCGCTTCCATGAGTACGTTGAAGTAACGGACGCCCATGATTACGATCGACGTGCAGACAAGCCATGGACTAAATTAACACCAGCAGATAAG GCAGCAATACGAAAAGAGCTAAATGAATTCAAAAGTACAGAGATGGAGGTGCATGAAGAAAGCAGAATGTATACAAG
- the LOC137342720 gene encoding phosphatase and actin regulator 4-like isoform X3, with protein MENRVAEEGEQHLPMGSGNDVSGSNTPTARRKGKFPGFGKIFKPWKWRKKKSSEKFKETSAVLDRKLSVRKSRAELVKKGVLKEIPEQDGEINSKPAQNSTLKNGHMVPVGELETSEEAEPAATGEKRSSVSKAPQEVEERVRSSAEEPEKTKAEAVDRRPMSVMEPTRDHKQALLPPKRPVSAPTLEAGEGQVKEPGPDVTTAKDVSSIISSFSTSCSTNTTDSLSTTTTTTATVPAKQPPVPPPKPNRNSNSLFAELSQVMTPGLVVPGNHSPPVPHRRITSNPPVAEPINATQNVCESKERTQLPTQVSTSAHAPTSTPALPSRPPSAPEPAPRQSLPPRPPVKATPPTLTFCHASVQREKEPEQQLHPPSDDYPELLPTRQSQVPLHIMIQQALCSPRPVITASDGSNTAKSQLFEAGFDDAIKKRALQVTLEKLKCPSDDENTEDEEEEEEQRPEKQDYPALVPSVIIIPELVRQDEEVSDSDDDGPVLYKDDYDEDEEDDQPSSLANKVKRKDTLALKLSNRPTKQELIEKNILPRQSDQERLELRQQIGTALIRRLSQRPTAEELEQRNILKNKDEEQHQAEKREIKRRLTRKLSQRPTVAELQARKILRFHEYVEVTDAHDYDRRADKPWTKLTPADKAAIRKELNEFKSTEMEVHEESRMYTRFHRP; from the exons TTTTGGACAGGAAGTTATCTGTGAGAAAAAGCAGAGCTGAGCTGGTTAAGAAGGGAGTGTTGAAAGAGATTCCTGAACAAG ATGGGGAAATTAACAGCAAACCTGCCCAAAACAGTACACTAAAGAATGGGCACATGGTCCCCGTGGGTGAGTTGGAAACGTCAGAAGAGGCTGAACCAGCAGCCACAGGTGAAAAAAGGTCGAGTGTTTCAAAGGCTCCCCAGGAAGtcgaggagagagtgaggagctCAGCTGAGGAACCCGAAAAAACTAAAG CAGAGGCTGTGGACAGACGCCCTATGTCAGTAATGGAGCCCACGCGTGACCATAAACAGGCTTTGCTTCCTCCTAAAAGACCGGTATCAGCTCCCACTCTGGAAGCAGGCGAGGGACAAGTGAAAGAACCTGGACCCGACGTGACCACCGCCAAGGATGTCTCTTCCATTATTtcttccttctccacttcctgttccaccAATACCACTGACTCTTTGTCCACCACTACGACTACCACCGCCACCGTCCCTGCCAAGCAACCTCCTGTCCCACCTCCGAAACCCAATCGCAACAGCAATTCTTTGTTTG CGGAACTTAGTCAAGTCATGACCCCTGGCCTAGTTGTGCCGGGTAATCATTCGCCACCAGTGCCCCACAGAAGGATCACCTCCAACCCGCCTGTGGCCGAGCCAATCAACGCCACCCAGAATGTGTGCGAGAGCAAGGAGAGAACGCAACTACCAACGCAAGTATCGACGTCAGCCCACGCACCGACGTCAACGCCAGCATTGCCTTCGCGCCCACCTTCCGCTCCGGAACCCGCTCCCCGTCAGTCCCTCCCACCAAGACCTCCAGTCAAAGCCACCCCCCCCACATTGACGTTCTGTCACGCCAGCGTGCAACGTGAAAAAGAACCTGAACAACAGCTTCATCCTCCATCCGATGATTATCCCGAGCTCCTTCCGACTCGGCAATCCCAAGTTCCTTTGCACATAATGATTCAGCAAGCGCTCTGCAGCCCTCGGCCGGTAATCACAGCCTCTGATGGCTCGAATACAGCGAAGTCACAGCTTTTCGAGGCTGGCTTTGACGATGCTATTAAGAAGCGGGCGTTGCAAGTCACCttggagaagttaaaatg CCCCTCTGACGATGAGAACAcagaggatgaagaggaggaggaggaacagaggcCGGAGAAACAGGATTACCCAGCACTCGTTCCATCAGTCATTATCATTCCAGAACTCGTGAGACAGGATGAAGAAGTGAGCGACTCCGATGACGATGGTCCAGTACTGTACAAGGATGactacgatgaggatgaggaagaTGATCAACCCA GTTCGTTGGCCAATAAAGTGAAGCGAAAAGATACTTTGGCCCTTAAACTGAGCAATAGACCTACAAAGCAGGAACTTATAGAGAAGAACATCCTACCTCGTCAGTCTGATCAGGAGAGACTCGAGCTTCGACAGCAGATTGGAACAGCACTCATTAG GCGTCTAAGTCAAAGGCCAACTGCGGAAGAGCTGGAGCAAAGGAATATCCTTAAAA ATAAAGATGAAGAACAACATCAGGCAGAGAAACGGGAGATCAAGAGGCGGCTCACCAGAAAG CTCAGTCAAAGACCTACGGTGGCAGAGCTCCAGGCTAGAAAAATCCTGCGCTTCCATGAGTACGTTGAAGTAACGGACGCCCATGATTACGATCGACGTGCAGACAAGCCATGGACTAAATTAACACCAGCAGATAAG GCAGCAATACGAAAAGAGCTAAATGAATTCAAAAGTACAGAGATGGAGGTGCATGAAGAAAGCAGAATGTATACAAG